One region of Salinibacterium sp. TMP30 genomic DNA includes:
- a CDS encoding ABC transporter permease: MNFLSEALQWLFSPDRLEGSNPIPVRLEEHLFYTFISVVIAAIIAIPLGFFIGHTGKGRDFAVGLSGAARALPSFGLILFLVLLIGVAQVQLQLAAITAFVLLAIPSILAGAYAGIEAVDRRVIDAARAVGMTEWQILWKVEVPIGLPLLIGGLRAATLQVVATATLAAYVGLGGLGIYIFRGLPLQRYDEMLGSALLIAALALALDGIFALIQQFAIPRGVSAGRAKDIRTSSPRRRVVAAKTAQERRG; this comes from the coding sequence ATGAATTTCCTCAGTGAAGCACTGCAATGGTTGTTCTCCCCAGACCGGCTTGAAGGCAGTAATCCGATTCCGGTCCGTCTGGAAGAGCATCTGTTTTACACATTCATTTCCGTTGTGATAGCCGCGATCATTGCGATCCCGCTCGGATTCTTCATTGGCCACACCGGTAAGGGTCGCGATTTTGCCGTCGGCCTTTCTGGCGCAGCTCGAGCATTGCCATCCTTCGGCCTAATCCTGTTTTTGGTGCTTCTGATTGGTGTTGCCCAAGTACAACTTCAGTTGGCTGCGATTACCGCCTTTGTGTTGCTTGCGATCCCGTCAATTCTTGCGGGCGCCTACGCCGGAATCGAGGCCGTTGATCGTCGCGTTATTGACGCTGCGCGCGCTGTGGGGATGACTGAGTGGCAGATTTTGTGGAAAGTTGAAGTGCCGATCGGTTTGCCCCTGCTCATTGGCGGGCTCCGCGCCGCAACTCTTCAAGTGGTTGCCACAGCCACACTTGCGGCGTATGTCGGGCTCGGCGGGCTCGGGATTTACATCTTCCGCGGACTCCCACTTCAGCGTTATGACGAGATGCTCGGCAGCGCGCTACTGATTGCCGCTCTCGCTCTCGCGCTCGATGGAATATTCGCGCTCATCCAGCAATTCGCGATTCCCCGCGGAGTTTCGGCTGGGCGTGCTAAAGATATCCGCACGTCGTCACCCCGACGACGAGTGGTGGCAGCAAAAACTGCCCAAGAAAGAAGAGGATAG
- a CDS encoding ABC transporter substrate-binding protein, whose product MFTAKKKGRLALGAAVVGAALALSGCASGDPLATGSGDENTNNETIVVGSQAYYSNEIIAEIYAQALENAGFDVERQFQIGQRDAYLPALESGEVDVFPEYTGNLLQFYSPDTTATASEDVYAELADALPEGLTVLDQASATDQDSYNVTADFASANSLVTLADLAGLSDLKLGGNAELEERPYGPAGLQDVYGATVSFTATGDTTVDALVAGTINIANVYSADPRIQTENLVSLTDPEGLFLASNVVPLVNADIADSIADVINAVSAKLTPEGLVALNVQSTVDKMSSDDIASAWLSENGLS is encoded by the coding sequence ATGTTCACAGCAAAGAAAAAAGGCCGGCTCGCGCTTGGCGCCGCCGTGGTCGGGGCGGCATTGGCCCTGTCAGGGTGTGCATCCGGTGACCCACTCGCCACCGGATCAGGTGATGAGAACACCAACAACGAGACCATTGTTGTTGGTTCGCAGGCGTATTACTCCAACGAGATCATTGCCGAGATTTATGCGCAGGCTCTCGAAAATGCTGGTTTTGATGTAGAGCGTCAATTCCAGATCGGTCAGCGCGATGCCTACCTGCCCGCGCTTGAGAGCGGCGAAGTAGACGTGTTCCCGGAGTACACGGGAAACCTTCTCCAGTTCTACAGCCCTGACACCACCGCGACGGCATCAGAAGATGTTTACGCAGAGTTGGCGGATGCACTTCCGGAGGGCCTTACCGTGCTCGACCAGGCATCAGCAACCGATCAGGACTCCTACAACGTAACCGCAGACTTCGCGTCCGCGAACTCGCTCGTCACCCTCGCCGACCTCGCCGGCCTGAGCGACCTCAAGCTTGGCGGCAACGCTGAACTCGAAGAGCGTCCCTACGGGCCTGCCGGTCTTCAGGATGTTTACGGCGCAACGGTGAGCTTCACCGCCACCGGAGACACCACCGTCGATGCACTTGTCGCCGGCACCATCAACATCGCGAACGTTTACAGTGCTGACCCGCGCATCCAAACCGAGAACCTTGTATCCCTCACCGACCCTGAGGGTCTCTTCTTGGCATCAAACGTCGTACCACTCGTGAACGCAGACATTGCGGACTCGATCGCCGATGTTATCAACGCGGTCAGCGCCAAGCTCACCCCTGAGGGCCTCGTGGCACTCAACGTGCAGAGCACGGTCGACAAGATGTCATCAGACGACATCGCTAGCGCGTGGTTGAGCGAGAACGGCCTCAGCTAG
- a CDS encoding DedA family protein, translating into MAGGVDFGQWLNEALTFILDTVQSVDPVLRTVLAGFAIMLETSILIGLIVPGDTVVIVASTAVGSLVEAMFLIAAVIVGALIGESIGFALGRFFGPKIRQSRLGDRIGRAHWDQAERYLARRGGVAVFISRFLPVLHSLIPVTVGMSAMRYRTFMAWTVPATTIWSIAYVSVGALAAGSFRELLDGLHYAGYIFVGIVAGFTVLAIVAKKLLQRSQRRHMEHNDTDHE; encoded by the coding sequence ATCGCTGGTGGCGTCGACTTTGGCCAGTGGCTCAATGAGGCATTGACTTTCATTCTCGACACCGTGCAGTCGGTGGATCCTGTGCTGCGCACGGTCCTGGCGGGGTTTGCGATCATGCTCGAAACGTCGATCTTGATCGGGCTGATCGTGCCCGGAGATACTGTGGTAATTGTGGCAAGCACTGCGGTCGGCAGTCTTGTCGAGGCGATGTTCCTTATTGCGGCAGTGATTGTTGGGGCCCTCATCGGCGAAAGCATCGGCTTCGCTCTTGGCCGCTTCTTCGGCCCCAAGATTCGCCAGTCGCGACTTGGCGACCGGATCGGTCGGGCACATTGGGATCAGGCGGAACGCTATCTCGCGCGTCGTGGCGGGGTTGCGGTATTCATTTCCCGATTCCTGCCCGTTCTTCACTCGCTGATCCCGGTAACGGTCGGCATGAGCGCGATGCGCTACCGCACCTTTATGGCCTGGACAGTACCCGCAACGACAATCTGGTCGATTGCCTACGTGTCGGTTGGCGCTCTGGCTGCGGGAAGTTTTCGCGAGTTGCTTGATGGGTTGCACTACGCAGGCTATATCTTTGTCGGGATTGTTGCCGGGTTCACAGTGCTCGCGATTGTCGCAAAGAAGCTACTGCAACGTTCTCAGCGACGCCACATGGAGCACAACGACACTGACCACGAATAG
- a CDS encoding aminotransferase class IV, whose translation MSANAIYRWQNDQLIELAPEDAPTASITVADSWLVDTGKVLALNLHRQRFMDAVPASLHDPADNFFTAAIAQLPRAGAWFPRVELRGAEFFLRLRPAPDLERSATLISFTGDDPRTMPTIKGPDLDAMATLSRGAHEHGADEAILLTREGYVVEGAYSAVLWWRGDILCGPPAEFERIDSVTARTALTLARALGLDIHEEAVTPAELEGTEVWVVNALHGIRIVPRWIDGPELAERPQRLEQWRTRLGALTRTI comes from the coding sequence ATGAGTGCGAACGCGATTTACCGGTGGCAGAACGACCAACTAATCGAGTTAGCACCCGAAGATGCCCCGACAGCGTCAATTACGGTGGCAGATTCGTGGCTAGTCGACACCGGTAAAGTGCTGGCCCTCAACCTTCACCGGCAACGATTCATGGATGCCGTACCCGCTTCACTGCACGATCCTGCCGACAATTTTTTTACTGCTGCGATCGCGCAACTCCCCCGCGCTGGTGCGTGGTTTCCGCGCGTAGAGTTGCGCGGAGCCGAGTTCTTTCTTCGTCTTCGCCCCGCTCCCGACCTAGAGCGTTCGGCGACGCTGATCAGCTTCACCGGCGACGATCCGCGCACAATGCCCACGATCAAAGGTCCAGATCTTGACGCGATGGCTACGCTGAGCAGGGGTGCGCACGAACACGGTGCCGATGAAGCGATCCTTCTCACGAGGGAGGGGTATGTCGTCGAAGGTGCCTATAGCGCTGTGTTGTGGTGGCGCGGCGATATCTTGTGTGGTCCACCGGCGGAATTCGAACGAATTGACAGCGTGACCGCCCGAACCGCACTGACGCTTGCTCGCGCGCTGGGACTCGACATCCATGAGGAGGCTGTGACCCCGGCCGAACTGGAGGGAACCGAGGTGTGGGTGGTGAACGCGCTTCACGGTATTCGTATTGTCCCGCGGTGGATTGACGGACCAGAGCTGGCCGAGAGGCCACAACGGCTTGAGCAGTGGCGTACTCGACTCGGGGCGCTCACTCGCACCATTTAG
- the pabB gene encoding aminodeoxychorismate synthase component I, producing MRSRILSADLGASVDPAALFAELMAAHGLGARGSISHGAVWLDSGFSAASGRSYLAVSSCAVLSTQLDEPVFEWMRREFVPTEIDFSGAPAGFRLGWVGWLGYELRGESMDVAIRAHASTPDAAWLWIDRAIVVDHESQSLSLMALGEGWTGELQDWREEMEALVARAALRDDSQSTRVIHETPVATWRDNDEQYLEMIAQCQNSIVEGDAYQLCLTTNVHVEPAADPVHTYLALRAANPSHHGGFIQVGDVALLSSSPEQFLSIDPSGVIETKPIKGTRRRDVDPAEDERLQLELLASEKERAENLMIVDLMRNDLGRVCEVGSVVVSKLFAVESYATVHQLVSTVTGQLRADVSTVDAIAASFPAGSMTGAPKHSATLILDALECAPRGIYSGVFGYVGLDGAVDLAMVIRSIVMDDRGSTIGAGGGITALSVPAEELAEVKLKAAALLAVLGVRAR from the coding sequence ATGCGCTCTCGCATTCTCTCGGCTGACTTGGGGGCCTCTGTTGACCCCGCCGCACTTTTTGCGGAACTAATGGCGGCGCACGGCCTGGGTGCACGTGGCTCGATTTCTCACGGCGCGGTGTGGCTCGATAGCGGATTTTCGGCGGCGTCGGGGCGCAGTTATTTGGCGGTGTCCTCATGTGCTGTTCTTAGCACCCAGCTCGATGAACCGGTCTTTGAGTGGATGCGCCGCGAGTTCGTTCCGACAGAGATCGACTTCTCTGGGGCCCCGGCCGGTTTTCGGCTCGGATGGGTTGGATGGCTCGGGTATGAGCTGCGGGGAGAGTCGATGGATGTTGCGATCCGCGCTCACGCTTCCACTCCTGATGCAGCATGGTTGTGGATCGACAGGGCGATCGTGGTCGATCATGAGTCGCAGAGCCTCAGTCTGATGGCGCTGGGCGAGGGGTGGACAGGGGAGCTTCAGGACTGGCGCGAAGAGATGGAGGCGCTTGTCGCACGTGCGGCATTGCGAGACGACAGCCAATCGACCAGAGTGATCCATGAAACTCCTGTTGCCACGTGGCGCGACAACGACGAGCAGTACCTCGAGATGATTGCGCAGTGTCAGAACTCAATCGTCGAGGGCGACGCCTACCAATTGTGTTTGACCACGAACGTGCATGTGGAACCCGCCGCCGATCCCGTGCACACCTATCTCGCACTCCGGGCGGCGAATCCCAGCCACCACGGTGGATTCATTCAGGTCGGTGACGTTGCGCTGCTGAGTTCGTCGCCCGAGCAGTTTTTGTCGATTGATCCGAGCGGGGTGATCGAGACAAAACCCATCAAGGGCACCCGTCGACGCGACGTCGATCCGGCGGAGGACGAGCGTCTTCAGCTAGAGCTCCTCGCTAGCGAGAAGGAACGCGCCGAGAACCTCATGATCGTCGATCTCATGCGCAACGATCTCGGTCGCGTCTGCGAGGTGGGATCCGTCGTCGTTTCGAAGCTCTTTGCCGTCGAGAGTTATGCGACGGTTCACCAGCTCGTGAGCACCGTGACCGGGCAGCTCAGGGCTGACGTGAGCACGGTTGACGCCATTGCCGCCTCCTTTCCCGCTGGCTCGATGACGGGAGCGCCGAAGCACTCCGCCACCCTCATTCTTGACGCCCTTGAGTGCGCTCCGAGAGGCATCTACTCCGGAGTGTTCGGGTATGTGGGGCTCGACGGCGCCGTTGACTTGGCCATGGTCATCCGTTCAATTGTGATGGATGATCGGGGCTCCACAATCGGAGCCGGCGGCGGCATCACGGCCCTCTCTGTGCCGGCCGAAGAACTCGCCGAGGTGAAGCTCAAGGCGGCCGCTCTCCTCGCCGTGTTGGGCGTTCGCGCCCGATGA
- the leuS gene encoding leucine--tRNA ligase, whose product MTEQPNFAGAHDDRDAAPDYDVAAIHAKWQAKWDELKPFATSDPNDKRPRKYILDMFPYPSGDLHMGHAEAYAFGDIAARYWRQRGFNVLHPIGWDSFGLPAENAAIERGIDPRGWTYDNIAQQKKSMKLYGVSFDWDRVLHTSDPEYYKWNQWLFLKMYEKGLAYRKDSWVNWDPVDQTVLANEQVLPDGTSERSGAVVVKKKLTQWYLKITDYADRLLDDLNQLEGAWPSKVLSMQRNWIGRSIGADVDFEIEGREEKVTVFTTRPDTLYGVTFMVVAPDGDLAAELVNDASDDVRASFANYLEQTQKQTEIERKDAGREKTGIPLDRFAINPVTGERIPIWAADYVLADYGHGAVMAVPAHDQRDLEFAIKFDLPVRVVLDTNAPITGTIPILELDENGMAILPDDLPPLNPRETGKSLQGDGRMINSGPLDGLSKSNAIKKIVEQLESAGTGRAAKTYRLRDWLISRQRFWGTPIPIIHGSDGELIPVPFDQLPVELPSTEGLDLKPKGKSPLAAAEDWISVADPRDGSPALRDADTMDTFVDSSWYFLRFLSPNDPDKAFDPAEAEKWAPVDQYVGGVEHAILHLLYSRFITKVLFDLGYVSFTEPFSALLNQGMVLSEGKKMSKRSRKAVTFSGEIAEHGADALRLTLAFAGPPEENINWEDVSPPASHKFLARAFRLVRDVTSAPEIEWKTGDIALRRATHRFLADGPGLAESLKFNVLVARIMDLVNVTRKVIDTGAGGGDAAVREAAEVITIALSLFAPHTAEEMWERLGYEPTVALAGWRKADPSLLVEESITAVVQVDGKVRDRLEVSPKIDAADLEALALASAVVARTVGDREIVKVIVRAPRLVNIATKAN is encoded by the coding sequence GTGACTGAGCAGCCCAACTTCGCTGGTGCACACGATGATCGCGATGCTGCCCCTGACTACGATGTCGCGGCCATCCATGCGAAGTGGCAGGCCAAGTGGGACGAGCTGAAACCATTCGCTACCAGTGACCCCAACGATAAACGGCCACGCAAGTACATTCTCGACATGTTCCCGTATCCCTCGGGCGATCTGCACATGGGGCACGCTGAGGCATACGCGTTCGGTGATATTGCTGCTCGGTACTGGCGTCAGCGCGGCTTCAACGTGCTGCACCCCATCGGATGGGATTCTTTCGGTCTCCCCGCAGAGAACGCGGCAATCGAGCGCGGCATTGACCCTCGCGGCTGGACCTACGACAACATCGCCCAGCAGAAGAAGAGCATGAAACTCTATGGCGTTTCGTTCGACTGGGATCGCGTTCTGCACACGAGCGACCCCGAGTACTACAAGTGGAACCAGTGGTTGTTTCTCAAGATGTACGAAAAGGGCCTCGCATACCGCAAAGATTCTTGGGTTAACTGGGACCCGGTAGACCAGACGGTACTGGCAAACGAGCAGGTTCTCCCCGATGGCACGTCCGAGCGCTCTGGTGCTGTGGTCGTTAAAAAGAAGCTCACCCAGTGGTACTTGAAGATCACTGACTACGCCGACCGACTGCTCGATGACCTGAATCAGCTCGAGGGTGCGTGGCCGTCCAAGGTGCTGTCAATGCAGCGCAACTGGATCGGTCGCTCAATCGGTGCGGATGTCGACTTCGAGATTGAAGGTCGCGAGGAGAAAGTCACGGTCTTCACGACCCGCCCTGACACTCTCTATGGTGTCACTTTCATGGTGGTTGCCCCTGATGGCGATCTTGCTGCTGAACTTGTTAACGATGCTAGCGATGACGTGAGGGCGTCATTCGCGAACTATCTTGAACAGACCCAGAAGCAAACCGAGATTGAGCGCAAGGATGCTGGGCGCGAGAAGACCGGTATCCCCCTCGACCGCTTCGCCATCAACCCGGTAACCGGTGAGCGCATCCCGATCTGGGCCGCAGACTACGTGCTTGCTGACTACGGCCACGGCGCGGTTATGGCTGTGCCTGCGCATGACCAGCGGGACCTCGAATTCGCTATTAAGTTCGACCTGCCGGTGCGCGTTGTTCTTGATACAAACGCACCCATCACGGGAACGATCCCTATTCTCGAACTCGACGAAAATGGAATGGCAATCCTTCCGGATGATCTGCCTCCGTTGAATCCGCGCGAAACCGGTAAGTCGTTGCAGGGTGATGGCCGGATGATCAACTCGGGGCCGCTCGATGGTCTCAGCAAGAGCAACGCGATCAAGAAGATCGTTGAGCAGCTTGAGTCAGCGGGAACAGGTCGCGCAGCGAAGACGTACCGTTTGCGCGATTGGCTGATCAGCCGGCAGCGTTTCTGGGGTACGCCTATCCCGATCATCCACGGCTCTGACGGCGAACTAATTCCTGTTCCCTTCGACCAGCTACCGGTTGAATTGCCGTCAACCGAAGGCCTCGATCTGAAGCCCAAGGGCAAGTCGCCGCTCGCCGCTGCCGAAGACTGGATCAGTGTCGCCGACCCCCGCGATGGCAGCCCAGCGCTGCGAGATGCTGACACTATGGACACCTTTGTCGACAGCTCGTGGTACTTCTTACGCTTCCTTTCGCCGAATGACCCAGACAAGGCCTTCGATCCGGCAGAGGCCGAAAAGTGGGCTCCTGTCGACCAGTATGTCGGCGGTGTTGAGCACGCAATTCTGCATCTGCTGTACTCGCGCTTCATCACCAAGGTGCTCTTCGACCTCGGCTATGTCAGCTTCACCGAGCCATTCAGCGCACTGCTCAATCAGGGCATGGTGCTCTCTGAGGGTAAGAAGATGTCGAAGCGCAGCCGCAAGGCAGTCACATTCTCCGGTGAAATTGCCGAGCACGGTGCCGACGCACTCCGGTTGACTCTCGCGTTCGCAGGCCCACCCGAGGAAAATATCAACTGGGAAGACGTCTCGCCTCCCGCATCCCATAAATTTTTGGCTCGCGCATTCCGGCTCGTCAGAGATGTGACAAGCGCACCCGAGATCGAGTGGAAGACCGGCGATATTGCCCTCCGCCGCGCCACTCATCGCTTCTTGGCTGACGGTCCAGGGCTTGCTGAGTCGTTGAAGTTCAACGTGCTTGTTGCGCGCATCATGGATCTCGTGAACGTCACCCGCAAGGTGATCGACACTGGTGCTGGTGGTGGGGATGCCGCGGTGCGGGAAGCCGCAGAAGTGATCACCATTGCACTGAGTCTGTTTGCCCCGCACACGGCGGAAGAGATGTGGGAGCGTCTTGGCTACGAGCCAACCGTTGCTCTCGCCGGCTGGCGCAAGGCTGACCCGTCGTTGCTCGTTGAAGAGTCGATTACGGCTGTTGTGCAGGTTGACGGCAAGGTTCGTGATCGTCTTGAGGTTTCGCCCAAGATTGATGCCGCCGATCTCGAAGCACTCGCACTAGCCTCGGCAGTTGTGGCGCGCACCGTTGGTGACCGCGAGATCGTGAAGGTCATCGTTCGCGCTCCTCGACTCGTCAACATCGCAACCAAGGCTAACTAA
- a CDS encoding ComEA family DNA-binding protein — translation MEEFEQARRARLRLRVGAVVVLVLVALGCAVLATALSARPESAEIARGEPGEPSGEFALSSGSVFVHVTGAVARPGLFELADGARVIDAIAAAGGFTETANRDELNLARLLTDGEQFSVPTEGEQVADAAASDSRVNLNTADVAALDTLPRVGPAMAARILAWRDANGRFTSIDDLRNVSGIGDKTFEGLRELITV, via the coding sequence GTGGAAGAGTTTGAGCAGGCTAGGCGCGCGCGATTGCGGCTACGCGTCGGGGCAGTCGTCGTGTTGGTGTTGGTCGCGCTCGGCTGCGCCGTGCTCGCCACAGCTCTCTCTGCGCGACCAGAGTCGGCAGAGATCGCTCGGGGTGAGCCTGGGGAGCCCTCGGGCGAATTTGCGCTCAGTTCCGGGTCGGTTTTCGTGCATGTCACCGGGGCCGTCGCGAGACCCGGCCTCTTTGAACTCGCTGACGGTGCCCGCGTCATTGACGCGATTGCTGCCGCTGGAGGCTTCACCGAGACCGCCAACCGTGACGAGCTCAATCTCGCACGGCTGTTAACTGATGGCGAACAGTTCTCAGTGCCCACAGAAGGCGAGCAGGTGGCGGATGCTGCGGCATCCGATTCGCGGGTGAATCTGAACACGGCGGATGTGGCCGCGCTCGATACGCTGCCACGAGTCGGGCCGGCGATGGCGGCCCGAATCTTGGCGTGGCGCGATGCTAATGGTCGATTCACGAGCATTGATGATCTCCGCAACGTCTCAGGGATCGGGGATAAGACCTTTGAGGGGCTCCGCGAGCTGATCACCGTATGA